The following proteins are encoded in a genomic region of Actinomadura sp. NAK00032:
- a CDS encoding M20 family metallopeptidase: MTSSGELLQAMVGIASVNPRAGSGPGFGEAAIAEYVRDWLAGRGIEAELREVLPGRPNVVATVPGRGPRMVLLESHLDTVETTGMSIDPFAGTIRDGRLYGRGACDAKGPLAAFMQAAVELAADPPEAGVVLAGVMDEEHAYQGVLGLISDLGDLPVVGAIVGEPTGLVPATAHKGCVRYTVRTLGRAGHSSRPDEAVNAVTLMSRVIDHIAAAEPDVAPHALLGPATRCVTRIRGGEGPNTVPGRCEIDIDRRTLPGEDPLEVWRRDRAELAALLPGRIEVDEPFTVDYALDTPASSPVPAALRRVLEAAGRPAAVQGMPFGTDASKLARAGIPSVVFGPGSITDAHSADESVALADVELAARLVADAVRSLDGSRA, encoded by the coding sequence ATGACGTCCTCGGGGGAACTGCTACAGGCCATGGTCGGCATCGCCAGCGTCAACCCGCGCGCCGGTTCCGGGCCCGGGTTCGGCGAAGCGGCGATCGCCGAGTACGTCCGCGACTGGCTGGCAGGCCGCGGAATCGAGGCCGAGCTGAGGGAGGTGCTGCCGGGACGTCCCAACGTCGTCGCGACCGTGCCGGGGCGCGGGCCCCGCATGGTGCTGCTCGAATCGCACCTGGACACGGTCGAGACCACCGGCATGTCGATCGACCCGTTCGCCGGGACGATCCGGGACGGCCGCCTCTACGGCCGCGGCGCCTGCGACGCCAAGGGACCTCTCGCGGCGTTCATGCAGGCGGCGGTCGAGCTCGCCGCCGACCCGCCGGAGGCGGGCGTCGTCCTCGCCGGGGTGATGGACGAGGAGCACGCCTACCAGGGCGTCCTCGGCCTGATCTCCGACCTCGGCGACCTGCCGGTGGTGGGCGCCATCGTCGGCGAGCCGACCGGGTTGGTGCCCGCGACCGCGCACAAGGGCTGCGTCCGCTACACCGTCCGCACGCTGGGGAGGGCCGGGCACAGCTCCCGGCCGGACGAGGCCGTCAACGCCGTCACCCTCATGTCCCGCGTCATCGACCACATCGCCGCCGCCGAGCCGGACGTCGCGCCGCATGCCCTGCTGGGGCCGGCGACCCGCTGCGTCACCCGGATCAGGGGCGGCGAGGGGCCGAACACCGTTCCGGGCCGCTGCGAGATCGACATCGACCGCCGCACCCTCCCCGGCGAGGACCCCCTGGAGGTGTGGCGCCGCGACCGCGCCGAGCTGGCCGCCCTCCTCCCCGGCCGGATCGAGGTGGACGAGCCGTTCACCGTCGACTACGCCCTCGACACCCCGGCGTCCAGCCCGGTACCGGCCGCGCTCCGCCGCGTGCTGGAGGCGGCGGGACGTCCGGCGGCCGTCCAGGGCATGCCGTTCGGCACCGACGCGAGCAAGCTGGCACGCGCGGGCATCCCCTCGGTCGTGTTCGGCCCCGGCTCGATCACCGACGCGCACTCCGCCGACGAATCGGTGGCGCTCGCCGACGTGGAGCTGGCCGCCAGGCTGGTCGCCGACGCCGTCCGGTCCCTCGACGGGAGCCGGGCGTGA
- a CDS encoding sugar ABC transporter ATP-binding protein has protein sequence MTLLAVERVSKSFAGNRVLHEVSFDVRAGEVLALVGENGAGKSTVLSLITGLLAPDSGRVVYDGDPVRDWSPHRARAARIGSVHQELSLNPHQTIAENVFLGQWPARRGLVLRRDLARRARPLLERVGLDADPLTRAGRLPLGQQQLVELAKALASAPRLLILDEATSALDDDQVKCVFEVVDELREAGSSVITVSHRMGELFAIADRLTVLKDGAVMATRERAETDHDDIVRLMIGRELSDLFPPKAGAVPQGSAASPDAAQIAAIPSETEIAAEKRAAKDATPVPTGGPVLSARGLTVPGACAGVDLDLEPGRIIGLGGLQGQGQRAVLRALFGLVRHTGRIELDGRPARLASPRAAIRARIAYVPEDRKVEGLHVAQTVRANLSLTNLDVVTPARRLTTVDRGAEARLVDDLIERMRIKVTGPEQEARRLSGGNQQKVALARWLPSEPRVLLLAEPTRGIDVGTKREIYHLLRRLADGGVAVLVTSGDTMELVGLCDEVAVMYEGAVVDRLSGGDLTEERLVRASVTGTVAHA, from the coding sequence ATGACACTCCTGGCCGTCGAGCGGGTCTCCAAGTCCTTCGCGGGCAACCGCGTGCTGCACGAGGTGAGCTTCGACGTCCGCGCCGGTGAGGTGCTCGCGCTCGTGGGCGAGAACGGCGCGGGCAAGAGCACCGTGCTGTCCCTGATCACGGGGCTGCTGGCGCCGGACTCCGGGCGCGTCGTCTACGACGGCGACCCCGTCCGCGACTGGTCGCCGCACCGCGCGCGGGCCGCCCGGATCGGCTCGGTGCACCAGGAGCTCAGCCTCAACCCGCACCAGACCATCGCCGAGAACGTGTTCCTCGGCCAGTGGCCGGCGCGGCGCGGGCTCGTCCTGCGCCGCGACCTGGCCCGGCGCGCCCGGCCGCTGCTGGAGCGCGTCGGCCTGGACGCCGACCCGCTGACCCGGGCGGGACGCCTCCCGCTCGGCCAGCAGCAGCTCGTCGAGCTGGCCAAGGCGCTCGCGTCCGCCCCGCGCCTGCTCATCCTGGACGAGGCGACGTCCGCGCTGGACGACGACCAGGTCAAGTGCGTGTTCGAGGTCGTGGACGAGCTGCGCGAGGCGGGCTCGTCCGTGATCACCGTCAGCCACCGGATGGGCGAGCTGTTCGCCATCGCCGACCGGCTGACCGTCCTCAAGGACGGCGCGGTCATGGCCACCCGGGAGCGGGCGGAGACCGACCACGACGACATCGTGCGCCTGATGATCGGCCGGGAGCTGTCCGACCTGTTCCCGCCGAAGGCCGGAGCGGTGCCGCAGGGGAGCGCGGCCAGCCCGGACGCGGCGCAGATCGCGGCGATCCCGTCCGAGACGGAGATCGCCGCGGAGAAGAGGGCCGCGAAGGACGCGACACCCGTCCCGACCGGCGGGCCGGTGCTGAGCGCGCGGGGGCTGACCGTCCCCGGCGCCTGCGCCGGCGTCGACCTCGACCTGGAGCCCGGCCGGATCATCGGCCTCGGCGGCCTCCAGGGCCAGGGGCAGCGGGCGGTGCTGCGCGCGCTGTTCGGGCTCGTCCGGCACACCGGGCGGATCGAGCTGGACGGGCGCCCCGCCCGCCTCGCGTCCCCGCGCGCGGCGATCCGCGCCCGCATCGCCTACGTGCCGGAGGACCGCAAGGTCGAGGGCCTGCACGTGGCGCAGACCGTGCGGGCGAACCTGTCCCTCACCAACCTCGACGTCGTCACGCCCGCGCGGCGGCTCACCACCGTCGACCGCGGCGCCGAGGCCCGGCTGGTCGACGACCTCATCGAGCGGATGCGGATCAAGGTGACCGGGCCGGAGCAGGAGGCGCGCCGGCTGTCCGGCGGCAACCAGCAGAAGGTCGCGCTGGCCCGCTGGCTGCCGTCCGAGCCGCGGGTCCTGCTGCTGGCCGAGCCGACCCGCGGCATCGACGTCGGCACCAAGCGCGAGATCTACCACCTGCTCCGCCGGCTGGCCGACGGCGGCGTGGCGGTGCTGGTCACCTCGGGAGACACCATGGAACTGGTCGGCCTGTGCGACGAGGTCGCCGTCATGTACGAGGGCGCGGTCGTCGACCGGCTGTCGGGCGGCGACCTCACCGAGGAGCGGCTGGTCCGCGCCTCCGTGACCGGGACGGTGGCGCATGCCTGA
- a CDS encoding ABC transporter substrate-binding protein, which translates to MIGRFTRAIVAVTALGTLTATAACGVDSGDGGSSGGTGKSKALKVGWSTIYLTPSWMQQTDKMIKDDVAKLKKDGKVADYQVFNANGDTSQQIAQIRAMIQQKYDVILVDAGSSTALNPALEQAANAGITVVNFDSLVTSEKVVRVGTDQTEWGRMMGQWLGETLGGKGKIIAFNGPAGVAVSEQRWKGAEEALKKFPGIKVVSNVHSEYNLAPAAQAFASAYSANPDIDGVFSQGGALSAAALQTLVKQKKKLVPITGENYNGFLKLWQQNKDAGFSSLSTAQPNYLGVIALRAAVAKAGGATVPNQITVPLPKITNENLSEYVKPDQPDDSYPIQELPQSEIDKLIGK; encoded by the coding sequence ATGATCGGTAGGTTCACGCGCGCCATCGTGGCCGTCACGGCGCTGGGCACGCTGACCGCCACGGCCGCCTGCGGCGTCGATTCCGGCGACGGCGGCTCGTCCGGCGGCACCGGCAAGTCCAAGGCCCTCAAGGTGGGCTGGTCCACGATCTACCTGACCCCGTCGTGGATGCAGCAGACCGACAAGATGATCAAGGACGATGTCGCGAAGCTGAAGAAGGACGGCAAGGTCGCCGACTACCAGGTGTTCAACGCCAACGGCGACACCTCCCAGCAGATCGCCCAGATCCGGGCGATGATCCAGCAGAAGTACGACGTCATCCTGGTGGACGCCGGGTCGTCCACGGCGCTGAACCCGGCGCTGGAGCAGGCCGCGAACGCGGGCATCACGGTCGTCAACTTCGACAGCCTGGTCACCTCCGAGAAGGTCGTGCGCGTCGGCACCGACCAGACCGAGTGGGGCCGGATGATGGGCCAGTGGCTCGGCGAGACGCTGGGCGGCAAGGGCAAGATCATCGCGTTCAACGGCCCGGCCGGCGTGGCGGTCAGCGAGCAGCGCTGGAAGGGCGCCGAGGAGGCGCTGAAGAAGTTCCCCGGCATCAAGGTCGTCTCGAACGTCCACAGCGAGTACAACCTGGCCCCGGCCGCGCAGGCGTTCGCCTCCGCGTACTCCGCGAACCCCGACATCGACGGCGTGTTCTCGCAGGGCGGCGCCCTGTCGGCGGCGGCGCTGCAGACGCTCGTCAAGCAGAAGAAGAAGCTCGTGCCGATCACCGGCGAGAACTACAACGGCTTCCTGAAGCTGTGGCAGCAGAACAAGGACGCCGGGTTCTCCTCGCTGTCCACGGCGCAGCCCAACTACCTCGGAGTGATCGCGCTGCGGGCGGCGGTCGCGAAGGCCGGCGGGGCGACGGTGCCGAACCAGATCACCGTCCCGCTGCCCAAGATCACCAACGAGAACCTGAGCGAGTACGTCAAGCCGGACCAGCCGGACGACTCCTACCCCATCCAGGAGCTGCCGCAGTCCGAGATCGACAAGCTGATCGGCAAGTAG
- a CDS encoding ABC transporter permease — protein MTALPRAAAVPRVLRDNRAAWAFGVLIVTWIAAILFAKGFDSVSSVRYLVQTAAFLGIVAVGQTLVIMMSGIDLSVSGVVALSAVVCAQVASGSGGAAGIAAALLASVLVGVANAAGVTWLRVPPMVMTLATGTIVAGALLVYTDGSPKSAKVPLLASFANDRVAGVPLAFVLWIAITAVAAWLLHASRVGRYVFALGNGERASRASGVPLARTAFIAYGTCALLAGVSGLVLLGFTSTSSLTMGNPYQLLSIAAVVLGGTSILGGRGHVLGTVAGALLLTLLTALLAAWNVSEGVRQIVLGLLIIALLLAYARERRS, from the coding sequence ATGACCGCGCTACCGCGGGCCGCCGCAGTGCCGAGGGTGCTGCGGGACAACCGCGCCGCCTGGGCGTTCGGCGTGCTCATCGTGACGTGGATCGCCGCGATCCTGTTCGCGAAGGGCTTCGACAGCGTCTCCAGCGTCCGCTACCTGGTGCAGACCGCCGCGTTCCTCGGCATCGTCGCCGTCGGCCAGACCCTCGTGATCATGATGAGCGGCATCGACCTGTCGGTGTCGGGCGTCGTCGCGCTGTCGGCGGTCGTGTGCGCGCAGGTCGCGTCCGGCTCGGGCGGGGCGGCGGGCATCGCCGCGGCGCTCCTGGCGAGCGTCCTCGTCGGGGTCGCCAACGCGGCCGGGGTGACCTGGCTGCGGGTGCCGCCGATGGTGATGACGCTGGCCACCGGCACGATCGTCGCCGGCGCGCTGCTCGTCTACACCGACGGGTCGCCGAAGTCGGCGAAGGTGCCGCTGCTGGCGTCGTTCGCCAACGACCGCGTCGCGGGGGTGCCGCTCGCGTTCGTCCTGTGGATCGCCATCACCGCGGTCGCGGCCTGGCTGCTGCACGCTTCCCGGGTCGGACGGTACGTGTTCGCGCTCGGCAACGGGGAGCGGGCCTCGCGCGCGTCGGGGGTGCCGCTCGCGCGCACCGCGTTCATCGCCTACGGGACGTGCGCGCTGCTCGCCGGGGTGTCCGGGCTGGTGCTGCTCGGGTTCACGTCCACCAGTTCGCTGACGATGGGCAACCCGTACCAGCTGCTGTCGATCGCGGCGGTCGTGCTGGGCGGGACGTCCATTCTCGGCGGGCGCGGGCACGTCCTCGGGACGGTCGCGGGCGCCCTGCTGCTGACACTGCTGACGGCGCTGCTGGCGGCGTGGAACGTGTCGGAGGGCGTCCGGCAGATCGTGCTCGGGCTGCTCATCATCGCGCTCCTGCTCGCCTACGCCAGGGAACGGCGGTCCTGA
- a CDS encoding ABC transporter permease encodes MPDRLTGALRGNVDVAGLGALLVVLLAVYSHYDSEVFTPASITILSAQFLPLILAAMGQSTVMLAGGIDLSLGSVLALAMAVFAVRAEDGVVLAAVLALLAAAATGAANGVLVAYAGLPPIIVTLAASFLWGGVTLVVLPQPGGSVPSGLVKAYNNGWNGIALPALAIVLVLVLWKVVRTTRFGLSLYAVGGNEHGAYASGIATRKVKISAYALAGVFIGLAGIGLAVQTGSGDATIGAPYTLNSIAASVLAGVSFFGGVGQMRATVLAALLIGLLTNLLLFTGLSPFYQLIMQGAVLIVAIAVKTFATRERTD; translated from the coding sequence ATGCCTGACCGGCTCACCGGCGCGCTGCGCGGCAACGTGGACGTGGCGGGCCTCGGCGCGCTGCTGGTCGTCCTGCTCGCCGTCTACAGCCACTACGACTCCGAGGTGTTCACCCCGGCGTCGATCACGATCCTGTCGGCGCAGTTCCTGCCGCTGATCCTGGCCGCGATGGGGCAGAGCACCGTCATGCTGGCCGGCGGCATCGACCTGTCGCTCGGCTCGGTGCTGGCGCTCGCGATGGCGGTGTTCGCCGTCCGGGCGGAGGACGGCGTCGTGCTCGCGGCCGTGCTGGCGCTGCTGGCCGCCGCCGCGACCGGGGCCGCGAACGGCGTGCTCGTCGCGTACGCGGGGCTGCCGCCGATCATCGTGACGCTGGCCGCGTCGTTCCTGTGGGGCGGCGTCACGCTCGTGGTGCTCCCCCAGCCGGGCGGCAGCGTCCCGTCCGGCCTGGTCAAGGCCTACAACAACGGCTGGAACGGGATCGCGCTGCCAGCCCTCGCGATCGTCCTGGTCCTGGTGCTGTGGAAGGTCGTCCGGACGACCCGGTTCGGGCTCTCGCTGTACGCGGTCGGCGGCAACGAGCACGGCGCCTACGCCAGCGGCATCGCGACGCGGAAGGTGAAGATCTCCGCCTACGCGCTGGCCGGCGTCTTCATCGGCCTCGCCGGGATCGGCCTCGCCGTCCAGACCGGCTCGGGGGACGCCACGATCGGCGCCCCGTACACGCTCAACTCGATCGCCGCGTCCGTGCTCGCCGGGGTCAGCTTCTTCGGCGGCGTCGGGCAGATGCGCGCGACCGTCCTGGCCGCGCTGCTGATCGGCCTGCTGACGAACCTGCTGCTGTTCACCGGCCTGTCGCCCTTCTACCAGCTGATCATGCAGGGCGCGGTGCTGATCGTGGCGATCGCCGTCAAGACGTTCGCGACCCGGGAGAGGACGGACTGA
- a CDS encoding amidohydrolase family protein: MYDLLVRGGTVLDGTGSARRRADVAVTAGRIAEVGLLDGAHAAEEIDATGRYVMPGFIDTHVHGDAAVFDPDVQNAALRQGVTTFVLGQDGVSYAPASAGTLRYVSRYFAPVNGVHPGLDDGPVSVAELLAGYDRRTPLNTVYLLPHGTIRHGVMGTARRAPEAGELAAMRAHVERGLAEGAAGLSTGLEYVPGAYADAAEIAALCEPVGAAGLPYVTHMRGYESAAVTAMAEVLEIARAGRVAPHVSHYHGPRDQLVALVDNARAEGIDLTFDNYPYLRGSSTLTLVTLPDWLPIADLDGTLEALADPAVRRRLEREWFAHRAEVWPRITLSHVPADDYRWAEGMTLPDAAQQAGKAPGEFCCDLLVATRLEAGCVFGQPPTNSEESVRALLRHPAQTAGSDAIYQGGHPHPRGWGAFARLLGRHVRDLGDWTWEQAAVHLSGRAADRFRLADRGRVGPGYAADLVVLDPATVTDRSTYDRPRVPAEGVEHVVVNGVAVLSGGILAAAHEPPGRALTPA; the protein is encoded by the coding sequence ATGTACGATCTGCTGGTTCGCGGGGGGACGGTGCTGGACGGCACCGGGTCCGCCCGCCGCCGCGCGGACGTGGCCGTCACCGCCGGACGCATCGCGGAGGTCGGCCTCCTGGACGGCGCGCACGCCGCCGAGGAGATCGACGCGACCGGCCGGTACGTCATGCCGGGCTTCATCGACACCCACGTGCACGGTGACGCGGCCGTGTTCGACCCCGACGTGCAGAACGCCGCGCTGCGGCAGGGCGTCACGACGTTCGTGCTCGGGCAGGACGGCGTGTCCTACGCACCGGCGAGCGCGGGGACGCTCCGGTACGTCAGCCGGTACTTCGCGCCCGTGAACGGCGTCCATCCCGGCCTGGACGACGGGCCGGTCTCGGTGGCCGAGCTGCTCGCCGGATACGACCGGAGGACGCCGCTCAACACCGTCTACCTGCTCCCCCACGGGACCATCCGGCACGGCGTCATGGGGACCGCGCGGCGGGCCCCGGAGGCCGGCGAGCTGGCGGCGATGCGCGCCCACGTCGAGCGGGGGCTGGCGGAAGGCGCGGCCGGGCTGTCCACGGGGCTGGAGTACGTTCCCGGCGCCTACGCGGACGCGGCCGAGATCGCCGCGCTGTGCGAGCCGGTCGGCGCTGCGGGCCTGCCCTACGTCACGCACATGCGCGGGTACGAGTCGGCGGCCGTCACGGCGATGGCCGAGGTGCTGGAGATCGCGCGCGCCGGACGCGTCGCCCCGCACGTGTCGCACTACCACGGCCCCAGGGACCAGCTGGTCGCGCTCGTGGACAACGCGCGCGCCGAGGGCATCGACCTGACCTTCGACAATTACCCGTACCTGCGCGGATCCAGCACGCTGACGCTGGTCACGCTGCCGGACTGGCTCCCGATCGCCGACCTGGACGGCACGCTGGAGGCGCTCGCCGACCCGGCGGTCAGGCGGCGGCTGGAGCGCGAGTGGTTCGCGCACCGCGCCGAGGTCTGGCCGCGCATCACGCTGTCGCACGTCCCGGCGGACGACTACCGCTGGGCCGAGGGCATGACCCTTCCGGACGCGGCGCAGCAGGCCGGCAAGGCCCCCGGCGAGTTCTGCTGCGACCTGCTCGTCGCCACGCGGCTGGAGGCGGGCTGCGTGTTCGGGCAGCCGCCGACCAACAGCGAGGAGTCGGTGCGGGCGCTGCTCAGGCACCCCGCCCAGACGGCCGGCTCCGACGCCATCTACCAGGGCGGGCATCCGCATCCGCGCGGCTGGGGCGCCTTCGCGCGGCTGCTCGGCCGGCACGTCCGCGACCTCGGCGACTGGACGTGGGAGCAGGCCGCCGTGCATCTGTCCGGACGCGCCGCCGACCGGTTCCGGCTCGCCGACCGGGGCCGCGTCGGGCCGGGGTACGCCGCCGACCTCGTCGTCCTCGATCCCGCCACCGTCACCGACCGCTCCACCTACGACAGACCCAGGGTGCCCGCCGAAGGCGTGGAGCACGTCGTCGTGAACGGCGTGGCCGTCCTCAGCGGCGGCATCCTCGCGGCGGCCCACGAGCCGCCCGGGCGGGCCCTGACACCCGCCTGA
- a CDS encoding alpha/beta fold hydrolase, whose product MELATQVIALAEGPVEYRLERRGPGVVLMLHGGHMRAGLPLGEEVFADAGYTILAVSRPGYGRTPLATGTSPDGFADVVAGLCAELGLGPLAAVVGQSAGGPTAVALAARHPELVERLILQSAVGPVLWPDRRTRMGAAVVFHPGTEAVTWRLIRAMTRRAPGLALRLLLPDLTARPVAVVLASLTDARRGALLDLFGRMRSGAGFRNDVRATSTPRAVARLAAAAARVSRPALVIASRDDGSVAYDHARSLAGTIPHARLVASAAPSHMIWLGDDYPAIAATITGFLESGTVSPPPSTSR is encoded by the coding sequence GTGGAACTGGCCACGCAGGTGATCGCTCTGGCCGAGGGCCCGGTGGAGTACCGGTTGGAGCGGCGCGGTCCGGGCGTGGTGCTCATGCTGCACGGCGGGCACATGCGGGCCGGCCTGCCGCTCGGCGAGGAGGTGTTCGCCGACGCGGGGTACACGATCCTGGCGGTCTCGCGTCCCGGCTACGGCCGGACGCCGCTGGCCACCGGTACCTCGCCGGACGGTTTCGCCGACGTGGTCGCCGGTCTGTGCGCCGAGCTCGGGCTGGGACCTCTGGCCGCGGTGGTGGGCCAGTCGGCGGGAGGGCCGACCGCGGTGGCGCTGGCGGCCCGTCATCCCGAGCTGGTCGAGAGGCTGATCCTGCAAAGCGCCGTGGGGCCGGTGCTCTGGCCCGATCGCCGCACCCGGATGGGCGCCGCGGTGGTCTTCCATCCGGGAACTGAGGCGGTGACCTGGAGGCTGATACGGGCGATGACGCGCCGCGCTCCGGGCTTGGCGCTGCGGCTGCTGCTGCCGGACCTGACCGCCCGTCCGGTCGCCGTCGTGCTCGCCTCACTCACCGACGCGCGGCGCGGGGCGTTGCTGGACCTCTTCGGCCGGATGCGCTCCGGCGCCGGCTTCCGCAACGACGTGCGTGCCACGTCCACCCCGAGGGCCGTCGCCCGGCTCGCCGCCGCGGCCGCCCGGGTGAGCCGGCCGGCGCTGGTGATCGCCAGCCGCGACGACGGATCGGTCGCCTACGACCACGCGCGATCGCTCGCCGGGACCATCCCGCACGCCCGCCTGGTGGCCAGCGCCGCCCCCAGCCACATGATCTGGCTCGGCGATGACTACCCGGCCATCGCCGCCACCATCACCGGCTTCCTGGAGTCCGGGACGGTCTCGCCGCCCCCGAGCACGTCTCGCTGA
- a CDS encoding NAD(P)/FAD-dependent oxidoreductase, with protein sequence MIRQQTFPALLSPGKIGPIALANRVILPAMDMNLCEDGEIHQGDIDHFAARARGGTGMIITGCCAVAYPAGCTSRKEPGLSEDRFIPGLTALADAVHEAGSKLCVQMVHHGKVARIDTLDGRPQLVPSVPKPPGDMSAMIDCTPEELGKMAAIQEGKKATHREATHEDLAWLVQMFAEAAGRVKTAGGDAVEIHCAHNYVLGGFLSRYSNQRTDEYGGSLENRARLTCEVIRAVKEEVGDDLAVIVRLAGQEYGESEGLTPDEAAGAAAMFEQAGADAIHVTGTALNAFANFTDGPLPDKVGFYTANAAVVKRAVSIPVITVGRMLPEVGEQMITEGHTDFVAMGRQLLADPDLVNKLKAGVGEQVRPCINCYVCVQENFWDATPLCAVNPALGEETLLPFPRTTAPKHIVVVGAGPGGMETARVATERGHRVTLLDKTDRLGGTLWFSTLTTPDNERLLNWLAQEVRRAGVDVRLKTEATAATIKALAPDAVVVATGAVRGRPSVPGGDLPHVHTGDSLRGLMTGTGDISDQPLFLRVAGRLGGLAGITKSPARIRDLSRRYLRFLPMSKYVVVIGGSLVGLELAEFLAARGSRVTLVEEGRQLGVPMAMPRRWTAVKHAGELGVKIHRNATVERITRKTVEFTVEGRTHSAPARMVVVASGVSAAAPLADELARDGVEVHVVGDAGEVDYIEGAMHSAWKVATAI encoded by the coding sequence GTGATCCGACAGCAAACGTTCCCAGCCCTCCTCTCGCCCGGCAAGATCGGGCCCATCGCGCTGGCCAACCGAGTGATTCTCCCCGCGATGGACATGAACCTCTGCGAGGACGGCGAGATACACCAGGGCGACATAGACCACTTCGCGGCGCGCGCCAGGGGCGGCACCGGAATGATCATCACGGGCTGCTGCGCCGTCGCCTACCCGGCCGGCTGCACCAGCCGCAAGGAGCCGGGCCTGTCCGAGGACCGGTTCATCCCCGGCCTCACGGCGCTGGCCGACGCGGTCCACGAGGCCGGCAGCAAGCTGTGCGTGCAGATGGTGCACCATGGCAAGGTCGCCCGGATCGACACCCTGGACGGCCGCCCGCAGCTGGTGCCGTCCGTCCCGAAGCCGCCCGGCGACATGAGCGCGATGATCGACTGCACCCCCGAGGAACTCGGGAAGATGGCGGCGATCCAGGAGGGCAAGAAGGCCACCCACCGCGAGGCCACCCACGAGGACCTCGCGTGGCTGGTCCAGATGTTCGCGGAGGCGGCGGGCCGCGTGAAGACCGCCGGTGGCGACGCCGTCGAGATCCACTGCGCCCACAACTACGTGCTCGGCGGCTTCCTGAGCCGCTACTCCAACCAGCGCACCGACGAGTACGGCGGGTCGCTCGAGAACCGGGCGCGGCTGACGTGCGAGGTGATCCGCGCCGTCAAGGAGGAAGTCGGTGACGACCTCGCCGTCATCGTGCGCCTGGCGGGCCAGGAGTACGGCGAGTCCGAGGGGCTGACGCCCGACGAGGCCGCCGGTGCCGCGGCCATGTTCGAGCAGGCCGGCGCCGACGCCATCCACGTCACCGGCACCGCGCTGAACGCGTTCGCGAACTTCACCGACGGCCCGCTGCCCGACAAGGTCGGCTTCTACACCGCCAACGCCGCGGTCGTGAAGCGCGCGGTGTCGATCCCGGTCATCACCGTCGGCCGCATGCTGCCCGAGGTCGGCGAGCAGATGATCACCGAGGGCCACACCGACTTCGTCGCCATGGGCCGCCAGCTGCTCGCCGATCCCGACCTGGTCAACAAGCTCAAGGCCGGCGTCGGTGAGCAGGTCCGCCCGTGCATCAACTGCTACGTGTGCGTGCAGGAGAACTTCTGGGACGCCACCCCGCTGTGCGCGGTCAACCCCGCGCTGGGCGAGGAGACGCTGCTGCCGTTCCCGCGCACCACGGCCCCCAAGCACATCGTCGTCGTCGGCGCCGGACCCGGCGGCATGGAGACCGCCCGCGTCGCCACCGAACGCGGCCACCGCGTCACCCTGCTGGACAAGACCGACCGTCTCGGCGGAACGCTGTGGTTCTCGACGCTGACCACCCCCGACAACGAGCGCCTGCTGAACTGGCTCGCCCAGGAGGTGCGGCGGGCCGGTGTCGACGTCCGGCTGAAGACCGAGGCCACCGCCGCGACGATCAAGGCCCTCGCGCCCGACGCCGTCGTCGTCGCCACGGGCGCCGTGCGGGGACGTCCGAGCGTTCCGGGCGGCGACCTGCCCCACGTGCACACCGGCGACAGCCTGCGCGGCCTGATGACCGGCACCGGTGACATCTCGGACCAGCCGCTGTTCCTGCGGGTCGCCGGCAGGCTCGGCGGCCTCGCCGGGATCACCAAGAGCCCCGCCAGGATTCGCGACCTGAGCCGCAGGTACCTCAGGTTCCTGCCGATGAGCAAGTACGTCGTCGTCATCGGCGGCTCGCTCGTCGGTCTCGAACTCGCGGAGTTCCTCGCCGCGCGCGGCAGCCGGGTGACTTTGGTCGAGGAGGGCCGGCAGCTCGGTGTGCCGATGGCGATGCCCCGCCGCTGGACCGCGGTCAAGCACGCCGGCGAACTCGGCGTGAAGATCCACCGCAACGCGACCGTCGAGCGCATCACGCGCAAGACCGTCGAGTTCACGGTCGAGGGCAGGACGCACTCCGCGCCGGCGCGCATGGTCGTCGTGGCGTCGGGCGTCTCGGCGGCGGCGCCGCTCGCCGACGAACTGGCCCGGGACGGCGTCGAGGTCCACGTCGTCGGCGACGCCGGCGAGGTCGACTACATCGAGGGCGCGATGCACTCGGCGTGGAAGGTGGCCACCGCTATCTGA